DNA from Natrarchaeobius halalkaliphilus:
TCACGAGCACGTTGGGCTGAAGGACGACCGAGAGGGCGATCAGCGTCCGCTGTTGCATCCCCCCCGACAGCTCGTGGGGATACGAATCGAGGACGCGCTCGGAATCGAGATACAGATCGGAGAGTAACTCGTGCGCTCGGCTCATTCCATCTCGCAGGGAATAATCGTGGGCCTCGAGGGTCTCCTCGAAGTGGTCGCGGATCTTCATCGTCGGATTGAACGAACTCATCGCGCCCTGGAAGACCATCGCGATCTCCTCCCAGCGAAGCCGCCTGAGTTCGGCGGGCGTAAGGTCCAGTACGTCGACGGGATCGCCGTCCTCCGGATAGTAGGTCACCTCGCCGGTGAGTACACCGGGTTCGACGACGGCGTCGAGCGTCGACGAGGCGAGCATCGACTTTCCGCTGCCGCTCTCACCGACGACGCCGAGGATCTCTCCACGTTCGATCTCGAGCGAGACGTCGTCGAGCACTCGCGAGACGCCGCGATCCATCTCGAAGACGACCTCGGCGTTTCGGATCTCCAGAATCGGATCCGAGACACTGTGCGACTGTTCGTCCGTCACTGTCGTTTCGTGTGTACTCATAGTGCACCACCTCCGGTCGTGATCTCCTCGTCGTCGTCCGTCTTCTTCGAATTGCTTCCGCGGGCACGGACGCGTGGGTTGAACAGTCTATCAGTTCCCTGTGAGAACAGGATCAACCCGAACGACAGCCCCACGACGAAGATCATAGGAACGAACAGGAGGTGAGAGACCTCCGGGATGACGAGGGCGTTGTTCTCGTAGCCGATGTTCATCATCACACCCCAGTTTTCGATAGTCTGGACGGAGATCACGCCGAGGAAGTACAGCGCGACGCTGTCGTAGATGACGCGACGGGCCATGCTGGTGAAGTTGATCAGGATGTACGGCATCAGGTTCGGCAGAACATCCTTCCTGATGATCGTCGGCGTTCCGACACCCATCGTCCGCGATGCCTCGACGTAGGAGTGTTCGCGGATCGTCAACACTTGTGAGTGAATCGTTCGTGCGAGCCCCGCCCAGGCGTTGACCACGATGATGATCCCGATGAGATAGGGACTGCTGGGATCGATGAGGACGATGAGGACGATCACCAGTGGAAGACCGGGAATCGTCATCAGAACGTCCGATATCGTCATCAGCGACCGTTCGGTGAGGCCGCCTTTGTATCCGGCGAGCGTCCCGACGACCGTTGCCAGGGCGGTAGCGAATACCGCACCGGCGAGGATCATCTGGAGCATTCGCGGGGTCGCGTGGATCATCGCCGCGAGGAGATCACGCCCGATCATGTCCGTTCCGAGGGGGTAGCTCCAGTCCTGGAACGGCGCGAGTCGGATCGGCCCGTCCCCGCGAGCGGGTTCGATGATCGTGATCCGATCGAGAACCAGGAACTCCGATGTGGAGACCCAGGCGATCGTGCCGATCACTAGGTACAGCGAGATGATGGTCAGGCCGACCTTCGTCCGCCAGTCTTCCCAGGCGACCACGAACGGCTCGTATATCGATTGGGTGAACACCTCGGACAGCCGCTGGCTCGTCGTGACCTCGGTGAACTCCGACTCTGCGAACATCTGTCCGCCGTCCGCACGATACTCATCGGTGGCGTCGGATTCGCTCGTTTCGGTGCCGTACAGCGCCGATCCATCGAATCGGGATCCGTCGTCGCCGGAACCGGTTCTGTCGTCGGCCGACTCGTCAGTACGATTCACTGTCATCACCCGATTTGATCCGTGGATCGAGCCAGCCGTACGTCGCATCCGCGATCCACAGCGAAATAACGACGGCGATCGTTACGATCAGGAACGTTCCCATCATGAGGTAGATGTCGTTGTGTTCGATCGATCGGAACATCAACCAGCCCATGCCCCGATACTGGAAGATCTCCTCGAGGATGATCGCCCCGCCGAACATGAACCCGATCGAGATCAGCAGGGTCGTCCACATCGGGAGAATCGCGTTCCGCCCGACGTACCGGAGAGCGATTCGCCGGTCCGGAATCCCCCGGAGTCTCGCGACGCGGATGTACTCCTCACCGAGCGTCTGGATACTGTTTCCGCGCATGGTCAACGCGATGATACCGAATCCCGTAACGACGAACGAAAGCGTCGGCAACGTCGCGTGATACAGGACATCGAAGACGAAATGCAGCGAAAGTCCCGGATCAGTCGCATCGGAGTGTGTACCCCGCGCTGGGAACACGCTCAAGCGATAGCCAAGAACCGCGATTAGTAGGACTGCCGCGACGTAGTACGGGATCGAGTTGAAGAAGATCGAAACACCGGTTAACGCGGTATCGAACCTCGAACCCTCCTTGTACGCCATGAGTGCGCCGAGTGCGAGCCCCAGTGAGAACATCAACGCCATACTGAGCGACATGATGAGGATCGTCCACGGCAACACGGCTGCGATCTCGGGCGCTACCTCGGCCTGTCTAAACGTCGAGTAACCCAGATCACCCTGTGCGACGCTCGTGAGATACTCCCAGTAGGCGACGTGAATCGGATCGTCGTAGCTGGCCGGGATGCGCGCCTCGATCATGCGCTCGAGTGCCGACTGAGACATGCTCGGATTGTGGCGCTGGGCCTGCTCGCGGATCCGCGAGCCCGGATCGCCGGGTAGCCCTCTAATAAGTGCGAACGATATCGTGATCACTGCCCAGATGGTGAACAGTGCCTGTCCAGTCCGTTTGAGCCACCAGTTCATGGAATATTCAACCAACTCGTGAGATAATACTCGGAAAGCAACATATATACGTGTACCTGTTCGCTACTCGGTCGCCCACAGCTGGCCCTGCTTGGGGAGCCAGTGGAGTGGCCA
Protein-coding regions in this window:
- a CDS encoding ABC transporter ATP-binding protein, whose amino-acid sequence is MSTHETTVTDEQSHSVSDPILEIRNAEVVFEMDRGVSRVLDDVSLEIERGEILGVVGESGSGKSMLASSTLDAVVEPGVLTGEVTYYPEDGDPVDVLDLTPAELRRLRWEEIAMVFQGAMSSFNPTMKIRDHFEETLEAHDYSLRDGMSRAHELLSDLYLDSERVLDSYPHELSGGMQQRTLIALSVVLQPNVLVMDEPTAALDLLMQRSIISLLEELKSKYDLTMVFITHDLPLVAELADRLAVMYAFELIEQGPTQELLHDAGHPYTRALLNSTPNLDAPLEEMRPIPGSAPDPVDVPTGCSYHPRCSLATDRCVAKAPASEPITAAHTVDCHHWKDAVDAISLNHRKQVGSETQNRQQRPETSDRTRTRTEMNHQDQTSPEGDR
- a CDS encoding ABC transporter permease — encoded protein: MTVNRTDESADDRTGSGDDGSRFDGSALYGTETSESDATDEYRADGGQMFAESEFTEVTTSQRLSEVFTQSIYEPFVVAWEDWRTKVGLTIISLYLVIGTIAWVSTSEFLVLDRITIIEPARGDGPIRLAPFQDWSYPLGTDMIGRDLLAAMIHATPRMLQMILAGAVFATALATVVGTLAGYKGGLTERSLMTISDVLMTIPGLPLVIVLIVLIDPSSPYLIGIIIVVNAWAGLARTIHSQVLTIREHSYVEASRTMGVGTPTIIRKDVLPNLMPYILINFTSMARRVIYDSVALYFLGVISVQTIENWGVMMNIGYENNALVIPEVSHLLFVPMIFVVGLSFGLILFSQGTDRLFNPRVRARGSNSKKTDDDEEITTGGGAL
- a CDS encoding ABC transporter permease; this encodes MNWWLKRTGQALFTIWAVITISFALIRGLPGDPGSRIREQAQRHNPSMSQSALERMIEARIPASYDDPIHVAYWEYLTSVAQGDLGYSTFRQAEVAPEIAAVLPWTILIMSLSMALMFSLGLALGALMAYKEGSRFDTALTGVSIFFNSIPYYVAAVLLIAVLGYRLSVFPARGTHSDATDPGLSLHFVFDVLYHATLPTLSFVVTGFGIIALTMRGNSIQTLGEEYIRVARLRGIPDRRIALRYVGRNAILPMWTTLLISIGFMFGGAIILEEIFQYRGMGWLMFRSIEHNDIYLMMGTFLIVTIAVVISLWIADATYGWLDPRIKSGDDSESY